The Montipora capricornis isolate CH-2021 chromosome 3, ASM3666992v2, whole genome shotgun sequence genome includes the window NNNNNNNNNNNNNNNNNNNNNNNNNNNNNNNNNNNNNNNNNNNNNNNNNNNNNNNNNNNNNNNNNNNNNNNNNNNNNNNNNNNNNNNNNNNNNNNNNNNNNNNNNNNNNNNNNNNNNNNNNNNNNNNNNNNNNNNNNNNNNNNNNNNNNNNNNNNNNNNNNNNNNNNNNNNNNNNNNNNNNNNNNNNNNNNNNNNNNNNNNNNNNNNNNNNNNNNNNNNNNNNNNNNNNNNNNNNNNNNNNNNNNNNNNNNNNNNNNNNNNNNNNNNNNNNNNNNNNNNNNNNNNNNNNNNNNNNNNNNNNNNNNNNNNNNNNNNNNNNNNNNNNNNNNNNNNNNNNNNNNNNNNNNNNNNNNNNNNNNNNNNNNNNNNNNNNNNNNNNNNNNNNNNNNNNNNNNNNNNNNNNNNNNNNNNNNNNNNNNNNNNNNNNNNNNNNNNNNNNNNNNNNNNNNNNNNNNNNNNNNNNNNNNNNNNNNNNNNNNNNNNNNNNNNNNNNNNNNNNNNNNNNNNNNNNNNNNNNNNNNNNNNNNNNNNNNNNNNNNNNNNNNNNNNNNNNNNNNNNNNNNNNNNNNNNNNNNNNNNNNNNNNNNNNNNNNNNNNNNNNNNNNNNNNNNNNNNNNNNNNNNNNNNNNNNNNNNNNNNNNNNNNNNNNNNNNNNNNNNNNNNNNNNNNNNNNNNNNNNNNNNNNNNNNNNNNNNNNNNNNNNNNNNNNNNNNNNNNNNNNNNNNNNNNNNNNNNNNNNNNNNNNNNNNNNNNNNNNNNNNNNNNNNNNNNNNNNNNNNNNNNNNNNNNNNNNNNNNNNNNNNNNNNNNNNNNNNNNNNNNNNNNNNNNNNNNNNNNNNNNNNNNNNNNNNNNNNNNNNNNNNNNNNNNNNNNNNNNNNNNNNNNNNNNNNNNNNNNNNNNNNNNNNNNNNNNNNNNNNNNNNNNNNNNNNNNNNNNNNNNNNNNNNNNNNNNNNNNNNNNNNNNNNNNNNNNNNNNNNNNNNNNNNNNNNNNNNNNNNNNNNNNNNNNNNNNNNNNNNNNNNNNNNNNNNNNNNNNNNNNNNNNNNNNNNNNNNNNNNNNNNNNNNNNNNNNNNNNNNNNNNNNNNNNNNNNNNNNNNNNNNNNNNNNNNNNNNNNNNNNNNNNNNNNNNNNNNNNNNNNNNNNNNNNNNNNNNNNNNNNNNNNNNNNNNNNNNNNNNNNNNNNNNNNNNNNNNNNNNNNNNNNNNNNNNNNNNNNNNNNNNNNNNNNNNNNNNNNNNNNNNNNNNNNNNNNNNNNNNNNNNNNNNNNNNNNNNNNNNNNNNNNNNNNNNNNNNNNNNNNNNNNNNNNNNNNNNNNNNNNNNNNNNNNNNNNNNNNNNNNNNNNNNNNNNNNNNNNNNNNNNNNNNNNNNNNNNNNNNNNNNNNNNNNNNNNNNNNNNNNNNNNNNNNNNNNNNNNNNNNNNNNNNNNNNNNNNNNNNNNNNNNNNNNNNNNNNNNNNNNNNNNNNNNNNNNNNNNNNNNNNNNNNNNNNNNNNNNNNNNNNNNNNNNNNNNttgcccgactcgatatcacttctccgatgtaagatgtttcctaaacagtcgtaaaaaggacgatttttgcactgcaaaatacttccaaaggcgcattatttcctccattttccatctgtagtccagtaatggacgccatatttgcgaatgacccatttcggtcgGGCACGAAAATGGAAAAGCAACAGTAACTTAAAAGTTATTCTGTCATTAACAGGAAGCCAGTGCAACTTTTTAAGGACAGGAGTAATGTGATCGGTCTTCTTCATGCACACAGTTAATCTTGCCGCGATGTTCTGCAATCTCTGAAGTTTCTCAATTTCACGAGAAGGCAACCCATAAAGcaagctattacaataatccaatttcaatttcaaagaCCTGACAAAACTGATACTGTCCATTATACTAAAATAACCAGGCTTCACTACCTCACAATACAAAACGTTTGTACAAAGTGACACCAAAGAGGTGTCAAAGTGATGATGTACACTAAGCCGGATAATGACGTCATCCCGCAGCAACCATCAGTTTCGAATATTTGAACTTCCGTTTACTCGCGGCTCGTTATGTGTTGGAATTAGACGATTCACTCTTGACGGTTCACTCTTTTTCAACTGAAGTGCGCTATGAAGCCAGCTTGTGGTGTCAAGACCATAGGAGGAGTCATTGCGATGACCTCCCTTTCGGCGACAGTTGTCTTTTGCGTTCGACTGTGGAAAATGTTAACTaaaattgatttccactgcaaCTCGTCTGACGCCGAATGCAAAAGGAAAGTACAAGGGTTAATAGCTGGAGCAACCATTGGTGGTTTGCTGTTTCTGTGTATTGCTTACGCAGTAATACGAATGGCATTGATTGCCTGTTTTCCTGTTGCGTGTGGCCACAGAAAGTGTTGTTTTACTGGCAGAAGCTCCAAACCCCTCCGAGAAATTCTCTTGTCAGTCGACAGCAAAATTCCAACGGAAGAACAATTTCAGGAATTCAAAGAGAAAGCTCTTCTCTACTTAAACGACATCAAAACTCCACTTGAGGATATCGTGGCAACGACAACATTTCAGTTCATATTCTCAGGAAGCGCAGTCGAGAGATTTGGGATCCCGGTCATGATGTCcaataaaaaaacaaagttcAACTTGGGTGCCTTATATACCGACCTAGACGTTATGTTTTGCTCTATGGCAGATCAAGCTTCCTGCTCTGGTTTAGGGAACATTCTCATTGAGCCTCTTTTTACTGAGAGTACAGAATTTACTGGATATGCAAATCTGAAGTCAATTACACCAGGCCTCCAAGGAATGCGTGTTAGTTCAAAAGTAATCAGAGAACAAGTTAAAGAGGCCGTTAAAGGCACGTCTGTGGCTAATCTTCCCGGTAAACCTTGCTGTTGTGGAAAAATTGAGATGACTCAAAGTATTAAAATCTTCTCCAAAGGCCCAGCGATGAAACTCCGCATTGGGCCTCTCTTCGAGGCGGACATCACGCTTTGTATCCAGTGTCCTGAGTGGCCAATCATGAGTGACTGGTCTTCGCGACCGAGATACTGGCCCAGTGTAGTTGAAGCACAGAGGATAATGTCATTTGGATGTCACCTGGTTGCCAAGCCGGCACCAACGGACAAGGATCAAACAAGCTGGAGATTTTCCTTCTCCTTGGCAGAAGTTGAGCTGTCTAAACTCGTTCCAGACACTGCGAGAAAATGTTTCTTGGCtttgaaaatcattttaaaagacCACCTTCAGCCTGTGGTGTCTGGAATAACTTCCTACCATATGAAAACTATATTCTTTAATACTCTAGAGAAAGTGCCAGTGGGATTCTGGGTTGAGAACAACGTGGAAGAATGCTTCCTGACTTTGCTAGCTGAAGTTCGAGATGCTCTGATGTCCATGAATTGTCCCCATCACTGGTTCAGCTTCATCAACTTGTTTGATATCCAGGCCAACGAGTTACAGAGTCTGGCCAAGAAAGTACAAAGAATTATGCAGGATCCGGCTCCATTCATTTTAGACGACGGCTGTTGTTGCCTCTCACCATGCTGCGCACGCGTGCCACACTACAACTTCAATCGCCGAAGCAGCGAGGAATTTCGTGCCGAGTATGACCAGGTCACTTTATCCGCCGAAGGACACTTGATCGCTGATCCCGGTAATCACAGCCATCAGTTACCTGTGTCCCAGTCTCCAAGTTCCGAGGGTCTGCTTGACTTCCGCTCATACTCAAGTAGAATTCTGAGCCAAGAAGCTACTTTAGCCCCTGAACAACTGGTGGTATCCCTATCTTCAATTCAAAATGTTTCGCAAGAACCCATATTCTCTGCAGATGAAGTTGAGGTCGGTTCGTTGGGAGATGCTCCGCCATTGGTAGTTATTCTTCCTCCCGTGCAGGATGCTTAACTTGTTTTTACCAGTACAGCAAGACAACCCAATGCTCTAcgctttttataattttttaaacctCGCACTAGCACTAGCACTAGCACTAGCACTAGCACTAGCACCAATATCctatggaggcagtgtggcccagtggttgttcaagactcgctctgaccactcgaATTGAATTTGATACTGGTTGTCCCTTGCTCAACTTCCcatctgcacttgtaaatagccaactggctcgcctccggccagttgggattcttaacagttgttgttgttctgttctgtcattggccctgaaaagcccctatgggtagaggtcaattaattaattaattaattattattaggtTTTTATCCTTCACGGGATGAGTAAACCTTTTAAGTATTTTTCTCTGTTATGTTCTGCGCGCCTTGATTTGAAGCCAGAAGTCTGGCTTCCAATGTAGGCCAATGCAGTTAGGTCAAGTAGGCATTTCATGCATTTTAGTCTCACGAAGCTTACCCACAGCTCTTCAAACGATTAGTTCTCCTATTTTTCATAGGTTTCGGCAATCGGTTGTGTTTCCGATCCGCTCAATGGCACTCATATTAGTTCACTCATGCATCTCTCTACGACGACGGGAATGCTAATAAGTAGACGTATATTCGTATTCACGTTATTAAAATTACCGTCTGCTAAGAGGGAAAAggacaagatgatgatgatgaagatggaATCGCAATTCCACACCACTGTCAATGCGGAAGAGTGTTGGAATTAGACGATTCActcttgaatttttcagcttAAGGTAAGTTGTGAAAATTAACATCATTCATCGAAACTTGATTGCAAAATTTTGACTTACAattggcatcagattagactgcaAAGAAGAGGAAtcatgaagcggaaacaacatgttcagtacTTCCTTAGTGTGTGAACTAAACgcttgcttagtgcaactgcatgacatgcaggaaaacgtccgtcagagaaATTTTCAGTTAGTTTTTTCGCAGACTATTTAGGTTAAAGAATAAATAATtcagttttactcaagagcgtgttttgatatttttgaactgaaattattaccaaagcttaaaaaggtaaaagaaccCCTTGGTATCTTTAAACGATGAGAAGACGTTTCAATCCTTAAAACTTGGCAGTTATTttgcagtaatttttttttcaagtgggaggtcatgtagaccatttgaggggtcacctaGACTtcgtgccagcagtggccctttggctcacacgttcgtTCACGTCCTGTCTCGTTTAGAGGTTATGTCACCCATAAAGTTTTGGGACGTTTGAGAAACAGGCCTCTGAACATTATACACTTTCTGAGTGACCTGGCATTTTAAAAGCTGCGAGGTTCACTGCTTCTGTTAATTCTCTAGGCTTAAAATGCAtcttttaaattagcttttaaCGCCTAGTAGAGAAACTCCATTCATTTCTTCTGGTGAACAACTCAGGTGACACACTAAAGACATTTTTCCTGTGGAAACTGAAAGAACCAAAGTGACAAttcaagggcggatctaggggaggtgCACTGGGTGCACGTGCAACCCCCTcggttaccaaaaaaaaaacgttttagttaaataattctaaaatttacaaacgaaataaaaagcTTAAATAACAGAGAGCGGTCTAGCTACTACAGAtattaaaagcacaaaaactgcattaagtTAGATTTCTATTTGCCTCATCAGTTACAGATTTATCATACTACAGCCCTAACCCTCTTACAAGCATGTATTATACATTGCCTAACATATAAAGAttgggcttcctgtgcattTCCTTCTGACATGTGCACTCCCCTagccaaaatcctagatccgccctttTAGCCTGTTTAATATAGTTATCATTGGCGATAACAGCATGGTAGAGGAAGGGGCATGCCTTACCAAACGAGATTTTGAGGTAGGCAGACACCCCTTgtagccccccctcccccccccccccgacacGTCTTGGCGCATAAAATAACGCTGCTACCAGCATAAAATAATGTTGTTTAGTGACACACCTCTTTGCCTAAAACAACAACGGAAAAGACTTGAAGACGTCAATTAAAACAGCCCGGATGTAGAGATACTCAGCCGTACGCTATAACTCAGCGCTTTATATTTCTAACGACCAACAAATTACATAATATTCCTACTCCGCTCACCTTCCGCACGTGTACCAACTATCCCATCATGCATCACTGCATGTGACAATGCTACAAGGAACTTTAGCAACTGTGGCGTCAGCGAAGGCtagggtttttttttacttccaaGATAAGCTCGCATCTCGAGTTGCATAGGAAATGGTATGAACGAGAGTGCATTACGTGATTTGTGGACACGAGTGACGTTTTTAGAACTTTcgaacatcacgagtgaccataaaataacgacaaaatgCACGAGAAAGTTCATACACCGATTTATATATCTtgttagatgttttggtgtgtaatATCGCTCAATATTTTTCGAGTTGTGCGGTATTTTGACGACCCGCTAGGGCAAGTCAAAATAGAAACAACGAGTAAAAATACTCAGAGAGATCCtgcacaccaaaacatctaataagctatttattatccaactttgTTTTGCACTAAATTCCTAGtaaataaattgtaaacaaccgagaacgtGTGACAGATTTATGAGTGCGAGGCAACGTCAGCAACGTCACCAACGTCTGCTACTAgcataaaataatattgtttagtGACacacttctttgcctaaaacaACAACGGAAAAGGCTTGAAGACGTCAATTTAAACAGCCCGGATGTAGAGATACTCAGCCGTACGCTATAACTCAGCGCTTTATATTTCTAACGACCAACAAATTACATAATATTCCTACTCCGCGCACCTTCCGCACGTGTACCAACTATCCCATCATGCATCACTGCATGTGACAATGCTACAAGGAACTTTAGCAACTGTGGCGTCAGCGAAGGctaggtttttttttacttccaaGATAAGCTCGCATCTCGAGTTGCATAGGAAATGGTATGAACGAGAGTGCATTACGTGATTTGTGGACACGAGTGACGTTTTTAGAACTTTcgaacatcacgagtgaccataaaataacgacaaaatgCACGAGAAAGTTCATACACCGATTTATATATCTtgttagatgttttggtgtgtaatATCGCTCAATATTTTTCGAGTTGTGCGGTATTTTGACGACCCGCTATGGCAAGTCAAAATAGAAACAACGAGTAAAAATACTCAGAGAGATCCtgcacaccaaaacatctaataagttatttattatccaactttgttttgcactaaattgctagcaaataaattgtaaacaaccgagaacgtGTGACAGATTTATGAGTGCGGGGCAACGTCAGCAACTAAACCCGGTTCTCTACTGTACGTTCTCAgagtcattaataattcataagccaaaaacaaaaggaagtttGGATTTGTGGtgttaattagcataaaatttcgctaactttgatcccaaatatatcttaaaatactgattcctttgagaagcaatatcaaacactcgaaatagtgtttcatcagatatccaaccacctcgaaatcggttaaaaagcTCGgtcttcggcctcgtttttcaactcgcttctcggtgtttggatatccgatgaaacactccttctagtgtttgatatattacataaccaagtgttctaataactaactgtacaatatagtggaatatttgtactcgtttcgtgcgtGTTTTATTTATACCTAATACAATTGGATAATAATTTTACTCATTATATACTTCACACAATTACTCCATGGCTGTTTCTACAACACTATTACACTCTATAACTTCTTTTCACTCTATAACGCGATATTCTTTTGAATACATAACGGTTGCG containing:
- the LOC138042222 gene encoding uncharacterized protein; the protein is MKPACGVKTIGGVIAMTSLSATVVFCVRLWKMLTKIDFHCNSSDAECKRKVQGLIAGATIGGLLFLCIAYAVIRMALIACFPVACGHRKCCFTGRSSKPLREILLSVDSKIPTEEQFQEFKEKALLYLNDIKTPLEDIVATTTFQFIFSGSAVERFGIPVMMSNKKTKFNLGALYTDLDVMFCSMADQASCSGLGNILIEPLFTESTEFTGYANLKSITPGLQGMRVSSKVIREQVKEAVKGTSVANLPGKPCCCGKIEMTQSIKIFSKGPAMKLRIGPLFEADITLCIQCPEWPIMSDWSSRPRYWPSVVEAQRIMSFGCHLVAKPAPTDKDQTSWRFSFSLAEVELSKLVPDTARKCFLALKIILKDHLQPVVSGITSYHMKTIFFNTLEKVPVGFWVENNVEECFLTLLAEVRDALMSMNCPHHWFSFINLFDIQANELQSLAKKVQRIMQDPAPFILDDGCCCLSPCCARVPHYNFNRRSSEEFRAEYDQVTLSAEGHLIADPGNHSHQLPVSQSPSSEGLLDFRSYSSRILSQEATLAPEQLVVSLSSIQNVSQEPIFSADEVEVGSLGDAPPLVVILPPVQDA